The Humulus lupulus chromosome 4, drHumLupu1.1, whole genome shotgun sequence genome has a window encoding:
- the LOC133831110 gene encoding isocitrate dehydrogenase [NAD] catalytic subunit 5, mitochondrial — protein MASHLLRRVLGTRSNQIISSTSSTSALASPVTATARLLSSATAPITVTLFPGDGIGPEIAESVKQVFREAEVPIDWEEHYVGTKIDPRTQSFLTWESLESVRRNKVGLKGPMATPIGKGHRSLNLTLRKELNLYANVRPCYSLPGYKTRYDDVNLITIRENTEGEYSGLEHQVVRGVVESLKIITRQASLRVAEYAFHYAKAHGRERVSAIHKANIMQKTDGLFLKCCREVAEKYPEIKYEEVVIDNCCMMLVKNPALFDVLVMPNLYGDIISDLCAGLIGGLGLTPSCNIGEGGIALAEAVHGSAPDIAGKNLANPTALLLSSVSMLRHLELHDKADRIQDAILNTIAEGKFRTADLGGKSSTTDFTRAICDHL, from the exons ATGGCTTCCCACCTGCTGAGGCGCGTCCTCGGAACCCGCTCCAACCAGATCATCTCCTCGACCAGCTCTACCTCCGCTTTGGCATCACCGGTTACGGCCACGGCTCGGCTTTTGTCGTCTGCCACGGCTCCGATCACGGTCACCCTCTTCCCCGGCGACGGTATTGGCCCCGAGATAGCCGAGTCTGTCAAACAG GTGTTTAGAGAAGCTGAAGTGCCGATTGACTGGGAAGAACATTATGTTGGAACCAAAATTGATCCGAGAACACAGAGTTTTTTAACGTGGGAAAGTTTGGAATCAGTGCGTCGAAACAAGGTGGGGTTGAAAGGTCCAATGGCTACACCAATTGGGAAAGGTCATCGTTCTTTGAATCTTACTTTAAGGAAGGAGCTTAACTTGTATGCCAATGTTAGACCTTGCTACAGTCTGCCTGGCTATAAGACCCGTTATGATGATGTTAATCTCATTACTATACGTGAAAACACTGAGGGAGAGTACAGTGGGCTTGAACATCAA GTTGTGAGAGGCGTTGTCGAAAGTCTTAAGATCATTACTCGTCAGGCAAGTCTTAGGGTAGCTGAGTATGCTTTTCATTATGCCAAGGCGCACGGGAGAGAGAGGGTATCTGCAATTCACAAAGCGAATATTATGCAGAAAACTGATGGTCTTTTTCTTAAG TGTTGCCGTGAAGTGGCAGAGAAGTATCCAGAGATTAAATATGAGGAAGTTGTCATTGACAATTGCTGCATGATG CTTGTGAAGAATCCTGCTCTCTTTGATGTATTGGTGATGCCTAACCTTTACGGTGATATTATTAGTGACCTCTGTGCGGGCTTGATTGGCGGACTGGGCTTAACTCCAAG CTGCAATATTGGTGAGGGAGGTATTGCCCTAGCTGAAGCTGTGCATGGTTCAGCACCTGATATTGCTGGAAAG AATCTGGCAAACCCTACTGCTTTGCTGTTAAGTTCTGTCTCAATGCTCCGTCATTTGGAACTCCATGATAAAGCGGATCGAATCCAAGATGCCATTCTCAACACAATTGCTGAGGGAAAATTCCGAACAGCTGATTTAGGTGGCAAGTCATCAACTACCGACTTCACAAGGGCAATTTGTGATCATCTTTGA